From Desulfuromonas soudanensis, the proteins below share one genomic window:
- a CDS encoding lmo0937 family membrane protein has translation MLWTLCVILIVLWLLGIVTSTTMGGLIHILLVIAVIMLLVRVIQGRKIL, from the coding sequence ATGCTTTGGACTCTTTGCGTAATATTGATCGTGTTGTGGCTTCTGGGTATCGTGACGTCCACGACCATGGGCGGGCTGATCCATATCCTGCTGGTTATTGCCGTGATTATGCTCCTGGTACGCGTCATCCAGGGAAGAAAGATTTTGTAG
- a CDS encoding sigma-54 interaction domain-containing protein, protein MSNLNLIQTKSASLKKLMARPENFDELVGQSEALANVFRRVEQVAPMNATVLLSGETGTGKGVVARAIYRCSARKEKPMITVNCAALPADRIERELFGEEKAGFTGGNPRQIGRFELADGGTLFVDEIGGLPLEMQSKLLRVMQEGEFERLGSTRTIKVDVRIIAASNRNLTEEIRQGSFREDLYYRLNVFPITLPPLRQRKEDIPLLVHHFLAKFNKKIGKQIELVSRATLNTLREYSWPGNVWELESVIERAVIISQGKTLQVLDRFEADRKREEAAEQDVKALVDLEHDYVLQVLQNTGWRIEGKTGAALILGLNPSTLRARMRKYGITRQ, encoded by the coding sequence TTGAGTAATCTTAATCTCATCCAGACAAAAAGCGCTTCTTTGAAGAAACTGATGGCCCGTCCGGAAAACTTCGACGAGCTCGTCGGTCAAAGCGAGGCTCTTGCGAACGTATTCCGCCGGGTCGAGCAGGTCGCGCCCATGAATGCCACCGTTCTCCTTTCCGGGGAGACCGGCACAGGCAAGGGGGTGGTCGCTCGTGCCATTTACCGCTGCAGTGCGCGCAAGGAGAAGCCGATGATCACGGTCAACTGTGCCGCCCTGCCGGCGGACCGGATCGAACGCGAACTCTTCGGGGAGGAAAAGGCGGGGTTTACCGGGGGGAATCCCCGGCAGATCGGACGTTTCGAACTGGCCGACGGCGGGACTCTTTTCGTCGATGAAATCGGCGGGCTGCCGCTGGAGATGCAGAGCAAGCTTCTCAGGGTCATGCAGGAGGGGGAGTTTGAACGGCTGGGAAGCACCCGCACCATCAAGGTCGACGTGCGGATCATTGCCGCCAGCAACCGGAATCTGACGGAGGAAATCCGGCAGGGAAGCTTCCGTGAAGACCTCTACTATCGCCTCAATGTCTTTCCCATCACCCTGCCGCCCCTCCGGCAACGCAAGGAAGATATCCCCCTGCTCGTCCACCACTTCCTTGCCAAGTTCAATAAAAAAATCGGCAAGCAGATAGAACTCGTCTCCCGAGCCACCCTGAACACCCTTCGGGAGTACTCCTGGCCGGGGAACGTTTGGGAATTGGAAAGTGTCATCGAACGGGCGGTCATCATCAGTCAGGGAAAGACACTCCAGGTTTTGGACCGCTTTGAAGCAGACCGGAAGAGAGAAGAAGCCGCCGAGCAGGATGTCAAGGCCCTGGTCGATCTGGAGCATGATTACGTTCTCCAGGTGTTGCAGAATACCGGTTGGCGCATCGAAGGGAAGACCGGAGCAGCCTTGATCCTGGGCCTCAACCCCAGCACGCTGCGCGCCCGCATGCGCAAATACGGCATCACGCGACAATAA
- a CDS encoding DUF1207 domain-containing protein yields MQKFISFLILAMLLPLITGFSDTEPEKTEQVADRSATLFPVDPLFVNSLSSAKEPRTHVTWLRLNLPVSSFNVGSVGFGDSFGLVRVPGWGETDSWQLGISGTVLAQFNMDSESLDLINADYIIGFPLGYRNGAWSARARLFHQSSHLGDEFLLLPQDPALQEPRINLSFETIELLAGWDWKGIRVTAGPSYIVHTSTPLKRYSAQGGIDYLLTKPVYKSTVYPFASVLWHFWEETDWDTDTTVKAGLNIRSPYAEKRSIQIFGEYYEGNLPFGQFYALRAEYYGAGINISF; encoded by the coding sequence ATGCAAAAGTTCATTTCCTTCTTGATTCTGGCCATGCTCCTCCCCCTGATCACCGGATTCAGCGACACGGAACCGGAGAAGACGGAACAGGTCGCCGATCGGTCGGCGACCCTCTTCCCCGTGGACCCTCTCTTCGTAAATTCTCTGTCAAGCGCCAAGGAGCCCCGCACCCACGTCACCTGGCTCCGCCTCAACCTCCCCGTGAGCAGCTTCAACGTCGGCTCGGTCGGCTTCGGCGACAGCTTCGGTCTGGTGCGCGTCCCCGGATGGGGTGAAACGGATTCCTGGCAGCTCGGCATCAGCGGGACAGTTCTGGCCCAGTTCAATATGGACTCCGAGTCCCTGGATCTGATCAATGCGGACTACATTATCGGCTTCCCTCTCGGCTATCGAAACGGCGCCTGGTCAGCGCGAGCGCGCCTCTTCCATCAGTCCTCCCACCTCGGGGACGAATTCCTTCTCCTCCCCCAGGACCCGGCGCTGCAGGAACCGCGCATCAACTTGAGCTTCGAGACCATCGAACTCCTCGCCGGCTGGGATTGGAAGGGGATACGGGTCACCGCCGGACCCTCCTATATTGTCCATACCTCGACGCCGCTCAAGCGTTACAGCGCTCAGGGGGGGATCGATTACCTCCTCACCAAGCCCGTCTACAAATCGACGGTGTACCCTTTTGCCAGCGTTCTCTGGCATTTCTGGGAAGAAACAGACTGGGATACGGACACGACGGTCAAGGCAGGCCTCAACATTCGCAGCCCCTATGCGGAAAAAAGATCCATTCAGATTTTTGGCGAATACTATGAAGGCAACTTGCCCTTCGGACAATTCTATGCCCTGCGGGCGGAATACTATGGTGCCGGCATCAACATATCCTTTTGA